The genomic window AAGATTATGAAGTTGGTGTCGATATTTTAAAAGATATGGAGGAAGCAGCTATAAGTTTAAAGGCTTCTAAAGTAACTGTTGTTGCCTCTTCTTATTTTTCCAACCAAGCTTCAAATTATGCTTTAAGAAAAAACATTAAATTAGTTGATAGGGAGAATTTAGTTGAGCTTGCTAAAAAATATCAAGATAATACATCACAAACTACTTTAAACAATTCTTTTGATGGTAGACGTGAAAATTATGAAATTGTAGAAGAATATCCGGAGTATGATTATGATGCTTCAGATATGGATTATTTAATGCGAAGGCGAGATGCCAATCCTGTTGTTTATAAAAACACATTATACAAGCAAGATGAAGACCATAATTCTAAATTTTCATTTTTAAATAGGTCTAAACGCCAAGAAAATCAATACCACTCTTTAGCTCCTCAAACAAATTTGTACAATTACAATCAACATCAAAGTAGAGGATTATTATCATATCCACTTTTAATGACTTTACTAAATAATACAATATTCTTGATTTTAGTCGTCGTTGTTATTTCATACTTGCTTTCATTTATATTTAGCAGTTTATTCGGTCTTGATTCAGGTATAACAGGATTAATTGAGATGTTTGTAGCCATTGCAGTTTCATATGGATTATCTTTATTAACTGAAAAAGATAGTTATTTCATTGTTAAAGGAACATTTGTATTCTTTATTTCACTTATTATTTTAATTTTATTAATTTTTGTTTAATTTAATATAATTAGAATTCAATATTATCAAAATAAGTCCAAGTAGGTATAAAAACCAAATCATAATATCGGTTGGGCCTGTTTCAATCCAGATTAAAGTATGGGTTAAAATTATTGAGTAAATTCCAATTCCCATTCCTTCTTTTAATTTATTTAATAGTTCTAAAAATAGTCCAATTAAAAACATTTGTATGGTAAGACCAATTATTCCAAAATCAAGGTATACTGGTCCAAACAATGTGGATGTTAGGCATACATTATATTTTAAAACATACTCTCCAATAAATGTTCTAGGACTTCCGCTTGAAAAAATCATACTTAATATATGTCCATGAGTAGTTGCACCTAATGGAATTATTTTTTCAAATACTTCTAATGTAAAAGCCGCTCTGTAAAAAAGTAATTCTAATGGATTTAATGTCCAATGTTGTGTAGCGATAGATTGGGATGCAATATAACCAATAGCTATTCCACCAATTACTATTAATCCAACGAATATTGTTCCAATTTTTTTATTGATTTTACCAAGGTAATAAAGGGTAATAAATACGCTTCCTAAAATTCCAATTACAGAAGTTCTATAACCATTTAAAGTAAATATCATTACACCTAATAAAACAACTAATAAATAGCGTTTTTTATAATATTTTGCAAGTAATATGTTTATCATTATTAAAAATAAAGGATAAGCTATTCTCCATATATTTGTAGTTGCATTTGATTTTAAAACACTATTAAATAAAGGTATTCCTCCTATCAAAATTAAATTTAATGTTTGTAAAGAAATAGCTATTAAAACAAGACTAATTAATGCCTTTTCGGATAAAATATCTATTTTTCTTGTATTTTCAAAAGAAATTTTGTATTTTCCTATTAAAATTGCTACTATAAATACAATTATT from Methanobrevibacter oralis includes these protein-coding regions:
- a CDS encoding restriction endonuclease — its product is MEKPQLINFIAKVMEDSGFRVYKNFKTSQRVIDIYAVLPTTIGDFGVVVACENFDKDYEVGVDILKDMEEAAISLKASKVTVVASSYFSNQASNYALRKNIKLVDRENLVELAKKYQDNTSQTTLNNSFDGRRENYEIVEEYPEYDYDASDMDYLMRRRDANPVVYKNTLYKQDEDHNSKFSFLNRSKRQENQYHSLAPQTNLYNYNQHQSRGLLSYPLLMTLLNNTIFLILVVVVISYLLSFIFSSLFGLDSGITGLIEMFVAIAVSYGLSLLTEKDSYFIVKGTFVFFISLIILILLIFV
- a CDS encoding oligosaccharide repeat unit polymerase family protein, with translation MDFKKVDFFQPAIIVVAILVFLLMGYIGSFNYRFEDPLKLELILTIFFAIIVFIVAILIGKYKISFENTRKIDILSEKALISLVLIAISLQTLNLILIGGIPLFNSVLKSNATTNIWRIAYPLFLIMINILLAKYYKKRYLLVVLLGVMIFTLNGYRTSVIGILGSVFITLYYLGKINKKIGTIFVGLIVIGGIAIGYIASQSIATQHWTLNPLELLFYRAAFTLEVFEKIIPLGATTHGHILSMIFSSGSPRTFIGEYVLKYNVCLTSTLFGPVYLDFGIIGLTIQMFLIGLFLELLNKLKEGMGIGIYSIILTHTLIWIETGPTDIMIWFLYLLGLILIILNSNYIKLNKN